In Gambusia affinis linkage group LG20, SWU_Gaff_1.0, whole genome shotgun sequence, the genomic window tttatttttgatttctttattttcttttttttttttactcgtaagtttttatataatttgacctcaatttgtttttccattagtattctttggatttatttttatttattttatgtactttGATGACTTAACTGTTTAGATAATGCCAGtttcatgaagaaaaaaaattcaaatctgatttaattcatcttatttaaaagaaaataagttattcTGCTtctgaaatagtttttataGTTATGTTATCTGTAAAATTTGTATTGATTATTATAAAGAGAATTAAAACTACTTGATAAACACCCAACAAATGAAAGCGCTTAATTacaacaatacatttttatttaaaattctctTTACATCTTGAGATGTCAAATGGGTCAAAAGTCtaaacagttattaaaaataaatattaaaaatataacaaaaatgaaatgtcttaagACAGTACTGTcttatgtttcttattttatttaatgtagtCAAGCTAGCGCGAGCTAATCAGTGAGGCTAACGAGCTAGCCTGCAGCCTGCTGCTTTACAGACTCGTTAACTTCAGTTTTCAGCCGTTACAttgatgaattattttaaagttttttgacCGGCCCATTCCTGCACAAATGGATCAGAACCGACTCGGTTTCATTGCTAAACGTTTCAGCGGTGGAGATGTAAGAGTTTTTGTTGCAAACCTTAAACTGTTTGGTTTagaaaaattttacaaaattttcaaatgaactgccaaaaaaattttaatgtgaattaatttatgcagcattttattttatttttttatttagtccaGCGATTATGAACCAGTTTAGGAGAGTGACAGTAAATGTTCTCACTCCAGtgatgttagattttttttagtttttatggggattttttttttgttgttgtttggactGGAAACGTGAAGGACTTCCTTCATATCAAGATCATTTAGTTTCCGTGTAAATAACCCAAACTCCTTGGTATTTAACTCTTTTAAGGACAAAGCTGCACGTTTTGTACACTGTATAGAGAACCGACTTCGGAGGGAAGTTGTTTCTACTGgatctttggttaaaaactaaaaaaacaaaatgaagcgGATCGTTAAGTTGCTGAAAATGGATCTTCCTCTGAGACGTTTTGATAACAATAACAAAGCTAAACTTGGCTGGCTATGAATTGACTGTTacattgaaaacatgtttttcctcttcttcatgTGATGTTTAGCGTTTTGAATGATCAGTTTCCAGACAGGATTAGAAGCACCAACAGTGGGAGACACTGTGCACTCTGCTTACAGCCTGTGATGTTGTAAATACTACATTTTAGAACACTTTTTTAAGTTGTTTCAAGTttgatctgtttatttttttttatatatataaatatttaggttgGATATTTCATTCACAAATAATCATTTAGTGTTGCCTTTTTTCCCAGTGACCAAAATCCAATGTCTTATGTATATTTTAGACATTGATCTTCGTGTCAGGGACaagcaaacatttcttaatGCTGGCACACGTTGTACATAGACTTGTTAACGACTCACGAACCTCCAtctaatcacacacacacacacacacacacacaaaccagtTTTTATATCATCAGAACGAGTATGGATGCATGTTTTTTGaaatagataaatatatatatatgtataaacacATGTATAGACACACAAGGgcttttaaattgtaaaagttGGGACGTGCAGAGAGGTTTTAATCAAAGCAGACTGGATTTCCTGCCAGAGCTAGGCTACGTTTACATTTGCTGTAGTATTCTGAAGCCTTCCAGTTAACGTCTTTGCACTCCGCTCGCTCACGTTAACCGACGTAACGACCGACATCCACACTCCTCTGCTGTCCGTTCCTAACTGCCACGCTGCAAAAACTTCACCAAGGAGGTTTGGTCTAATGTCTGCTACAAATACCTCAGAACACAGGAAATTACgctaaaataacttaaaaggaactttttcaaacacatagcagcttcttttaatttaatttaattccttaatattgttaaaaagttttagtttcactagcagattatttcatgctattatttcacttatggtaaaatgttttgttaaacatgaaataatctgccagtggaactagaacttggTTGCTAGGCGACAGGCTGGGCAttgctgaggttgctaggttacGACGACAGTAGAACTAGAACTTTCTCTAATCAAGCTTGTATTTCTCGGTGAGAAGTTACTCATAGGTTGGTCTCGTCTTAtttggaagaaataaaaatccttttatttctgttaaccCATAAAAACCTTGTTTCTCTCTGAACCCGTCTGATTCTCCCGCTAAGATTTACTATTCATACATCCTGTTGTCAAGTTGTTTAGTGTATTTAtcgtaaaaaaaacaaaaaactagttAAGTGAAATCTGCATTTTTCCCCACATTATTTTCACTGTgggtatttatgtattttgagacaaatttgttgaaatattaaaaaatgtcgTTAAAAGCgttatgtaaataatttcttagttTCACCTGCAGattatgtggaaaaatgttttgaaccatcagtttcatcaatattaaggaattattaactttaaagaaagctcctatatgttgctgaaaaatgaaagttagttttcttatttcaagtgtacccagatattttctctaggaattagaccaaaactacttggtaaaattttatgtttttgcagtgaaattaGTTTTCCTCTGGTAGAAATAAACATCATGTATCTCGTTTTTCACTCTGAGCTACAGCCGCTAAGGTTTATTATATCTTTAGGGatttaaaagtttgtgtttttggttatataaaaacatttaatgtattcTACTACGGGGTTATTGAAGCTGTTGTATGTAACTTTAGTAAaagaatatataaatgttttgtacttgtttgttgaaactgtcactatgttgtgacagtttggtgTGAATTAatctgtgaatttttttttagctcctctgccttctcccagtgctaactggaAGCAACCAATAAGGagcaggaggcgggtcttagtgctgtcaataaATCTCGTGAATGCTACGCTAGTTAGCTTAGTGACTGATATCAgtggaaaatttgtttttatgtaacaaTGAGTAAGAACATTTAAAAGCGCATTTACTAGATTGATTGTCAGCACttagcccctcctcctggctctggttggttgttttttgtcgGGAGTTGTACGcttcttcagatggcaataatAGCTCAGGGAGGAGATCAAAcgtttcacatattttctgacaacatggtgaaagttttaataaatatgtaagaatatctatatatattttttaggaaggttacgtactgcagctttaagcccCGCCTCCTTCAGTCTTTAGTATCCAACATTAATAATCATTCATCTGATGGACAAACTTATCAAATCTgtagctgaatatttttaagtgCCCAGTTTGTTTTGCATTGGAGTCACAGACACTGTAATGCATGACTGACCGTCACCGATTCCAGTCAGTGGGAGTgaatgtgtcattttatttcttcctccAGCTAACCGCTGCATCAACCAACTTGGTTCTCATATCACTACATGGATCACTTCTATATGATCTTATGCAATGTTAATGTACAAACTAAGTATGAGGGGATTAAAGATAGATCTATATGGTCTTGCATAAATAAAcccaataaaaaaagttgtcattCACAACagtctgtgtatttttatttatgttcatttgCAGCTTATATCTTATTCTTGTTTGTaaactttttcagtttataAACGCATCAACCAAAAGCATCTTTAGcatctttttttcagtttcaatagGAGTCAGATTTAGTTGACATAAACCTTGAtgcagaaattaaatcaaatactggaaaaaacaaactgcacccgtttttaaattgcaatttaaagtctttaagaaacaaaatttgaatTGTTGAACTGATCTGACCTCAAAACTGAAACCCGTATTTTCCTGATCTGTGAttctgttcttttatttctcagGTTCTTCAGcaaatttgatcaaatactAGTTTTTgtatcaattttatttattttatctttacagttttgctttaacaacttgttaaaaatgaaactattgCACTTTTAGTTTCAGTTGTATTGAGGTAACTTAgtttccatctgctagatcaGGGATCTGGAACCATAAATGGATCTTTGGATCACTTACCGTAgtatataaaataacatttttaactagtttcatttttgttctctggccaaatgaaataataaaaaaactagtATATTTGGTCTAAAAGCGCCACTGTTGGATGAATTTGTTTACCATCGGGTTTACTCAATattcccattttatttttttgtgatttttttgtattgtttttgaaatagtTGATTACTAAAATTTACGAGTCATGGcgaagttgatttttttttttttatcacacttTGTACCATTTTCTTAATGTAATGTAAGAccaaataatttagattttcacTCTTTAGTATTGTTTATGGTGTTACGAATTTagatatttcaaattaaaactgttCGCCTCACTGGAAATGTGAATAATTCCGTGAAAAATGCATGCAATACTgtttcaagttttgttttgttttttttatttggatcatGATGAAAACATCTCGAGGGGAGTATTTCACGCATGAAGTGGTTAATCAGTGACTCATCACTAAAACTGTGGCGGTAAATGGGGACCTCTAGCGTCATATCGTTGAAATTCGTTTTAATGCCCGAGTAGCCTGAAATAAATGCCtgcttaaatgtaaaataaaatttaaaactctaTAATACGTGGGGTAGTTATGGTATTTTAAATTATCTGTCGTTCAGAAGTGAAAGGTGCTTTTTATAGTGAACGTATCACGACGTGTTTTGGTTTGTCTTTTAGAAGAGTTTAACGCTCTGCGGTCAAAGACGACACACGGAACAAGATAGAAACCTCCCAAGATCTATCAAAGAGACACTTTGGGCCTTTTTGTTGACTGAAGAGACTGAAACCCTTTACTCGACATAAAAGgttgaacattttacaaaagTATACGTCAACCATATAggatacaaaataaatataatccCTTATGCATTTTCTTACCTACAGAATTAAACTTGGTATGAATCTTTATGTATTGATGTATGTATTAAACTGTCGCAAAAAATATAAGCGAACAAGCAACAGCCGTATAGCCGTCCTCTGTTGTCTggataatttattaaaacagaaacaaataaggGGGAAAGCGCTCCTGGAAGGAGTATTTAAACAAAACCGGAAGTGATGTGCGGATGACTGCGTGGTGTCGCTGTTTGAGGCTCGACTCGGAGCGGGTGGATTTTTTCGGGAGGGAAACTTTATCAGGTTTAACGGGATCCGAGCTCCATTAATTCATTTCGCTTAATTAGCAGAGCCAGTGCAGCCGTACTGATAGAGGTAGGAACCGACCCCGATGGCTTTTATCTCTGCTTCTTTGTCGTGTATCGTGATATTTTCGCCCCCTTCACTTTGCGCCATTTTCGCTAGTTTGGTAACGCATAAATGTGCGCCTTTCAGCtctttgtctttattctttaaCGCTCTGCGACATGTTTAAATCCTCGATgcttttcttcctatttttttcCTAGCTAAAACGGTGTTATAAACGGGTTTTTCCGCCGTGTGAATGGCAGTGATTACTTTCCGCTCGTCCTAAATGGTCTAAATCAAGTGCAGTTGCGCATTTTTTGTGCTGCATCAGGCCGTGGCAGACGCTAACTGCGCCAGCGCCTGTTGGGATGTAGCACAATTCTGGCGCACATGAGTTAGCCTAGCACGCTAACAGGGTAGCATGCTAATCAATTAGCTTTGGCGGTCAGTTTGTGAATGTTTTAGCGTGACTTTACCGGGACAGCACAAGTCAGTGAGTTAAAAACTCAGACTGTACACCAAAGTCAAagtattttgtatatttttatgttccaAACTTAGCGGAAAACATTTCCGGTTCAGTTCTAACCACCGGCTAACTTGGCTAGCCTTCCAGACATGTCAGATAAAAACGATGCTTTCGGTCATTCTCAGCCTAAAAGCCAATAAAAAACCGCCAGTTTTTAACTTTAGCAACAGTGAAGCTTTGTATGAATCTAGTGGAgtaactgtaaacattttgttgctacTTTATCTTATTTAACCGCCGTTGCTATAGAGATGGCGACATTCCATCAGAGCatcataatttaatgttttgaacgGACTTAAAGCAGAGTGGCAGGttatcaataaattaaatcaaactgtaaatgtatcTGGGTGTCATTAAAACATCTTAATGGAGAAGGATGGAAATATGCAGCAATTTTCAGCTTGTAATGTAGAATATGTTAATCTAAACATAGAAATCTTTAGACAGTTTATCTGATCTGTGATCAGAATTGAAgtggtttaatgtttttgttataaattaaatgcatcaaaactaagACTCAACACATAAACCGGCAGTATTTACTGTAAGGAAGCACCAGTATTCATTTTGAGCCGGTTCCAGTGTAGATTCATTTCTATTTCTCAAAGGAGAATAAATTATAGTTTGTTTAAAGAAACCACATAAAATGTAGGAGCTCAATCTTTCCAGGTTTCTCAGACTCAAAAGGTTCACATACATGTTATTGTCCTGGAAAAGCCTCACTTAATGCTCTTTATCTGTTTATAAGTTTGAGATAATTTTACACCCTGCTCCTACTTTTTACTCTTGCAAAAGCTGctgataaatatttctttgcattttctctcCAGGAGTCTAAAAATGTCAGGCATTGCATTGAGCCGGCTTGCCCAGGAGCGCAAGGCATGGCGGAAGGACCATCCGTTTGTAAGTCCCTCTCAGAAAACTCAACTGTTGCGTTCCATGTAATGATTTGTCTTaattctggtttttatttctctttttccaggGATTTGTAGCCGTTCCAACAAAAAATCCAGATGGAACCATGAATCTCATGAACTGGGAATGTGCTATTCCTGGGAAAAAAGGGGTAAACTGTCCTGTTACTCACTAGAGAATTCccacaggaaaaatgttttgtttttcccctgtATTGGTTGCATGAATTATTAAACCGTTCTTATATTTAAAACTTGAGGCTAACAATCATCAGACGCAGATcaatgaatgtttctgtttccaaatcgatgaaatgtgctgtaaaaatggccGCCTGCGTCCTGCTGCGCTAACGGCTCCTTCTCTTCCCAGACTCCGTGGGAAGGAGGTTTGTTCAAACTGCGGATGTTGTTCAAGGATGATTACCCGTCATCGCCTCCAAAATGTGAGTCCTGCGACCCGCCGTGACCCTGCAGGATCAGGGCTCGGCTGTTTTCACTGAAATCCAGAcagaaatttcactttttgtttgcaaatcattaacataatttttcaaATCCAACAATTGTTACATTTCAAGGTCTCTAGAAAGTcagaaagttaatttaaataatttccattctgggtatttgaaatgaaaatcgCCATAGAAActtatcagatttttattatttttttatttatacttttctaAACAGTAGAAAATAATCTGGAGGTTTGAGTCTagaaaatgtagattttcttgttttactttcatgATCTCGGTTAGAGATGCAAATAATTTGTTTagtaatcaaatattttttcaagtaattttctacattttaatagtttgagttgtaataattttagattattaaaatgtttttaatagtgTCACGAGTGAATCGGTGCTGAGTGTTTCCAGTTGGCAGTAAAGCGTTTGGTTTTCATTCCAGGTAAATTTGAGCCGCTCTTCCATCCCAACGTTTACCCGTCGGGGACGGTATGCCTATCCATCCTAGAGGAGGACAAGGACTGGAGACCCGCCATCACAATAAAGCAGGTCAGGATTATTGGCGCAAACACAAGTATTAACATCCTGAATATTTAGAAtcaattaatgtttatttctgctgtttagATCTTATTAGGTATCCAGGAACTCCTAAACGAGCCAAATATCCAGGATCCAGCCCAAGCAGAGGCTTACACGATCTACTGGTGAGCAGCTGAACTGAACCGTTTATTGTTCTGGATCGTTTTAGCTCAACGTGctttaaatgatcaaaacatCGGATTACAGCAGCAAAGTGAATGAAAACGTTCTAATCCAGACTAAAATTAATCTGATCAGTTTATTATGAACCAAAAGCAGCTCTAACCAGCTGGGTTTAGTCTACAGTTAAAGGCACTcagagtttcagctgtttgttttctgaaggtTTGTTCCAGATAAAAGCTGattgctgcttctccatgtttggttctggatgcagaaccagaaccttcggacctgagaggtctggatggttgatccagcagcagcagatctttaaacCGTTCAGAGATTCATAAACCACCAGATCTAGTCCTTCACAGTCTGATCTGGTTGGTGTAGATCTGGTGGTGTAGATCTGGGTGGTGTGCTCTATCTTCccggttttagtcagaactccagcagcagcgttctggtcCAGTCAGACCTGTACTgacgctgttgcagtaatcaatgtgacgcctggatgagtttctctggatgtttgtggaacattagtcctttaaccctgaaatgttctccaggtgtcagaaggccgactttgtaaccgtctttatgtggctctgaatgtccAGGTTCTCTGGTTTCTAGTGTTTTGATCTTCACTAAATCTCCAAGGTTTAATTTAGTCTGTGTTCCCAGAGActtcaaaattcatttaatttgttgtttctgttatttattttccacttcCAGTGTAAAATGTTCATTGATCTGTGAtgatgtgttcttgcattaatAATTATCAGTATGTTGCTGGAAAAcggtttcaaaacaacaatattattgtttatcagaATAACTTGTGGGACATTTTGTTGTCCAGTAGAATTTATCATTACAGATCTTTTGATCATCc contains:
- the LOC122822791 gene encoding SUMO-conjugating enzyme UBC9-like isoform X2; this translates as MSGIALSRLAQERKAWRKDHPFGFVAVPTKNPDGTMNLMNWECAIPGKKGTPWEGGLFKLRMLFKDDYPSSPPKCKFEPLFHPNVYPSGTVCLSILEEDKDWRPAITIKQILLGIQELLNEPNIQDPAQAEAYTIYCQNRVEYEKRVRAQAKKYSPS
- the LOC122822791 gene encoding SUMO-conjugating enzyme UBC9-B-like isoform X1, whose protein sequence is MSLKMSGIALSRLAQERKAWRKDHPFGFVAVPTKNPDGTMNLMNWECAIPGKKGTPWEGGLFKLRMLFKDDYPSSPPKCKFEPLFHPNVYPSGTVCLSILEEDKDWRPAITIKQILLGIQELLNEPNIQDPAQAEAYTIYCQNRVEYEKRVRAQAKKYSPS